Below is a window of Myxococcus xanthus DNA.
CAACGTCACCCGGGCGTGCTCGCTGAACGAGCGCATCCAGTGCTCGTAGAGCCGGTTCTTCAACGGGCCCTGGTAATAAAAGCGCCCCCCTGCATCCAGACAGGCCTGCACCAGCGCGTCGTCCATGGGAATGGTGCGCTCGGCGAAACGCGCGGCCGTGGCTGGAATCACCTGCTGCACCGCCGTGCCCAGCGTGATGGCCACGTCCTCCATCACATGGTGCGTGAGGTCCCCCCGCGCATGCAGCGAGAGGTCCAGCCCCGCGTAGCGCGCGAAGGTGGCCAGCATGTGGTCGAAGAACTTCAACCCCGTGTCCACGTTCGTGACGCCCTTGCCCGGCGCCAGCTCCACCCGGACCTGCGTCTCCTTCGTCTCCCGAATGACAGTGGTCATCCCGCGAACTCCCGAGCGACTGCGCTCGCATCCAGCCTTCCGGTGTACAGCGCCATGCCAATGACGGCCCCGTATGCGCCCGCCGCCGCGAGGGCCCGCAGGTCCTCCATCGTCGTCACGCCACCCGACGCGTACAGACGGTGCCGGCTGGTGCTCGCCACCTCCCGCATCAACGGCAGGTCCACTCCCGACAACTGGCCCTCCTTGTGGACCGCCGTCACGAGCAGGCCCCCCAGCGGCAAGGGCTCGAAGGCCGCCAGCACCTCCCGGATGTCCCGATGGCTTCCCGCCGTCCAGCCTCGCGTCACCACCTCTCGCCCCTTCACGTCCGCGGCCACCACCACCCGGCCGGGGAAGCGGTTGGCGATGTCCGCCAGCCAGCCGGCGTCTTCGATGGCGCGAGTTCCCACCACCACGAACTCGGCTCCG
It encodes the following:
- a CDS encoding imidazoleglycerol-phosphate dehydratase is translated as MTTVIRETKETQVRVELAPGKGVTNVDTGLKFFDHMLATFARYAGLDLSLHARGDLTHHVMEDVAITLGTAVQQVIPATAARFAERTIPMDDALVQACLDAGGRFYYQGPLKNRLYEHWMRSFSEHARVTLHLRVLRGKDSHHATEASFKALGLALRDAMVDSGSVFSMKGSVSLEVK
- a CDS encoding HisA/HisF-related TIM barrel protein, producing the protein MIAIPAIDLREGACVQLVGGSYAAEKVRVEEPLEALKQWRRHGFRAFHVVDLDAALGKGSNADAIFQLTAYERGLTFSVGGGVRDSDRVETVLSGGAEFVVVGTRAIEDAGWLADIANRFPGRVVVAADVKGREVVTRGWTAGSHRDIREVLAAFEPLPLGGLLVTAVHKEGQLSGVDLPLMREVASTSRHRLYASGGVTTMEDLRALAAAGAYGAVIGMALYTGRLDASAVAREFAG